One region of Microbacterium sp. M28 genomic DNA includes:
- a CDS encoding iron chelate uptake ABC transporter family permease subunit: protein MPTETLLKAQARRLRSRPALRLSVLGAVVLALIAVYLFTDVPGSLAFAVRIRSLTVLAMLVVAVAVGVSTVVFHTITQNRILTPSIMGFDAFYVLIATTIVFFFGSASFLRANELLLWVVQVVVMVAFSVFLFTWMFGGRRRSLHLMLLVGIVLGTFFRSFSEWMQRMLDPLDFQVLSDAMFASLTRPDPMLLLFTGVLVAASCVAIVPLVRKLDVLTLGEPAAIGLGIDHRRLVMLLFTLISVMIAASTALVGPILFFGLIVANLAYSWAGTFRHAWTLPTAALIGMLCLLGGQVVLEQVFGFGGSISMIIEFAGGLFFLFLVLRKGAR, encoded by the coding sequence GTGCCCACTGAAACTCTCCTGAAGGCACAGGCTCGGAGGCTCCGCAGTCGCCCGGCGCTGCGACTGAGTGTCCTGGGCGCGGTCGTGCTCGCCCTCATCGCCGTCTATCTCTTCACGGACGTCCCCGGTTCGCTCGCCTTCGCGGTGCGCATCCGGTCGCTGACCGTCCTGGCGATGCTCGTCGTCGCTGTCGCGGTCGGGGTCTCCACGGTCGTGTTCCACACGATCACGCAGAATCGCATCCTGACGCCGTCGATCATGGGCTTCGACGCGTTCTACGTCCTGATCGCGACGACCATCGTGTTCTTCTTCGGATCGGCGTCGTTCCTGCGCGCGAACGAACTGCTGCTGTGGGTGGTCCAGGTCGTCGTGATGGTGGCCTTCAGCGTCTTCCTCTTCACCTGGATGTTCGGCGGCAGGCGGCGCTCCCTGCACCTGATGCTGCTGGTCGGAATCGTGCTGGGCACGTTCTTCCGCAGCTTCTCCGAGTGGATGCAGCGGATGCTGGACCCGCTGGACTTCCAGGTGCTCAGCGACGCCATGTTCGCGTCGCTGACGCGCCCCGATCCGATGCTCCTGCTGTTCACCGGCGTGCTCGTCGCGGCATCCTGCGTCGCGATCGTCCCGCTGGTGCGGAAGCTGGACGTGCTGACGCTCGGAGAACCCGCGGCGATCGGGCTGGGCATCGACCATCGCCGCCTGGTGATGCTGCTGTTCACCCTCATCTCGGTCATGATCGCGGCATCCACCGCGCTGGTCGGACCCATCCTGTTCTTCGGACTCATCGTCGCGAACCTCGCATACTCCTGGGCCGGCACGTTCCGCCACGCCTGGACCCTGCCGACGGCCGCGCTCATCGGGATGCTGTGCCTGCTGGGCGGACAGGTCGTCCTCGAGCAGGTCTTCGGATTCGGCGGGAGCATCTCGATGATCATCGAGTTCGCCGGCGGACTCTTCTTCCTCTTCCTCGTCCTCAGAAAGGGGGCGCGATGA
- a CDS encoding DNA-3-methyladenine glycosylase family protein: MTMTADAAASRAHSDAPLSTVYRPGHPLDLLRTVRVLMRGPKDPTMLVEGTTLWRASRTPEGVATLALRSVAGEVHATAWGPGAGWALAQLPALCGADDDATGFDVAAMPMLAEIARRTVGTRLTRTDLVFDALASSVIEQKVTSFQAFGAWRALVTRFGARAPGPTPRPMFAPPSIDGWRAIPSWAWHQAGLEPPQSRTIVAAAARGQRIADAVLASPTGADRDRVLTSLPGIGAWTASETRIRALGDPDAVSVGDYHLAHQVGYALTGARVDDDGMLELLAPWAGHRQRVIRLILAGGPREARRGPRLAPQDHRRH, encoded by the coding sequence ATGACCATGACAGCGGATGCCGCGGCGAGCCGCGCGCACTCGGACGCACCGCTGTCCACCGTGTACCGGCCAGGCCATCCGCTCGATCTCCTGCGCACCGTGCGCGTGCTGATGCGCGGGCCGAAGGACCCGACCATGCTGGTGGAGGGGACGACGCTGTGGCGCGCCAGTCGCACCCCGGAGGGCGTCGCGACACTCGCCCTGCGCTCGGTCGCCGGCGAGGTGCACGCGACGGCATGGGGCCCGGGCGCCGGCTGGGCCCTCGCACAGCTGCCTGCCCTGTGCGGGGCCGACGACGACGCGACCGGTTTCGACGTCGCAGCGATGCCGATGCTGGCCGAGATCGCACGGCGGACCGTCGGCACTCGGCTGACGCGCACCGATCTCGTGTTCGACGCCCTCGCGAGCTCGGTCATCGAGCAGAAGGTCACGTCGTTCCAGGCCTTCGGCGCATGGCGCGCCCTCGTCACGCGCTTCGGCGCACGGGCACCGGGACCGACGCCGCGGCCCATGTTCGCGCCGCCGAGCATCGACGGCTGGCGCGCCATCCCGTCCTGGGCGTGGCATCAGGCCGGCCTCGAGCCGCCGCAGTCCCGCACGATCGTCGCCGCCGCCGCACGAGGACAGCGGATCGCCGACGCCGTCCTGGCCTCTCCGACGGGCGCCGATCGCGACCGCGTGCTCACGAGCCTTCCCGGCATCGGCGCGTGGACGGCGTCCGAGACGCGCATCAGGGCGCTCGGCGACCCTGATGCGGTGAGCGTCGGGGACTACCACCTCGCGCATCAGGTCGGCTACGCGCTCACCGGCGCGCGCGTCGACGACGACGGGATGCTGGAGCTGCTCGCGCCCTGGGCGGGCCACCGGCAGCGCGTCATCCGCCTGATCCTCGCCGGCGGGCCCCGCGAAGCGCGCCGCGGCCCTCGGCTCGCACCGCAGGATCATCGGCGCCACTGA
- a CDS encoding GNAT family N-acetyltransferase codes for MTDSTLTDGFVLTDEKDASRYTLLHDGQLVSVLDYRDDGRTIALTRAFTVPTFRGQGHAARVVEGAVADILERGDRKVDAVCWYVAEWFAAHPEHGALLRRR; via the coding sequence GTGACCGATTCGACCCTGACAGACGGCTTCGTCCTCACCGATGAGAAGGACGCATCGCGCTACACGCTGCTGCACGACGGACAGCTGGTCAGCGTGCTCGACTACCGCGACGACGGCAGGACGATCGCGCTGACGAGAGCCTTCACAGTCCCGACTTTCCGCGGGCAGGGGCATGCCGCGCGCGTGGTCGAGGGGGCCGTGGCCGACATCCTCGAGCGCGGCGATCGGAAGGTCGACGCGGTGTGCTGGTACGTCGCCGAATGGTTCGCAGCGCACCCCGAGCACGGTGCGCTGCTGCGCCGTCGCTGA
- a CDS encoding siderophore ABC transporter substrate-binding protein, with amino-acid sequence MSSRRPLAVASFVLISALALAGCAGAESAPAAEEEPSESSTVTYSWERNTAGEDEEPVYETETVEVPKDPKKIVAFEMATVDTVGALGGEIAGAPLESVPEYLQDSLADDAFNAGTLFEADLIEIEAQQPDLIIIGGRSSGLYEDLSQIAPTIDLGITGSYLETLERNVTFLGEVLGAEDEAAEALTELETGIDEAKEATAAAGNGLAVIVSGGELSAMAPSGSEAGSSNVRGGLIYDVFGVEPVVEDVASATHGEPISFEFLLEHDPDTLWIVDRDAATGEAEAGAAAQVLDNDIVKQTTAAKDDTIVYLDPVAWYIVYGGIETTQLLIDDVMQIAE; translated from the coding sequence ATGTCCTCGCGCCGGCCGCTCGCCGTAGCATCCTTCGTCCTCATCTCAGCGCTCGCGCTCGCCGGCTGTGCCGGTGCGGAGTCCGCACCGGCCGCCGAGGAGGAGCCGTCCGAGTCGAGCACGGTCACGTACTCGTGGGAGCGCAACACGGCTGGTGAGGACGAGGAGCCGGTCTACGAGACCGAGACCGTCGAGGTTCCGAAGGACCCGAAGAAGATCGTCGCGTTCGAGATGGCGACGGTCGACACGGTCGGCGCACTCGGCGGCGAGATCGCCGGCGCACCGCTGGAGTCCGTCCCCGAGTACCTGCAGGACAGCCTCGCCGACGACGCCTTCAACGCCGGAACGCTCTTCGAGGCCGACCTCATCGAGATCGAGGCGCAGCAGCCGGATCTGATCATCATCGGCGGCCGGTCGTCCGGCCTGTACGAGGACCTCAGCCAGATCGCGCCGACGATCGACCTCGGCATCACCGGCAGCTACCTCGAGACCCTCGAGCGCAACGTGACCTTCCTGGGCGAGGTGCTCGGCGCCGAGGACGAGGCAGCCGAAGCGCTGACCGAGCTCGAAACCGGGATCGACGAGGCCAAGGAGGCCACCGCGGCCGCGGGCAACGGCCTGGCCGTGATCGTGTCGGGCGGCGAGCTCAGCGCCATGGCGCCGTCCGGATCCGAGGCAGGCAGCTCGAACGTGCGCGGCGGCCTCATCTACGACGTCTTCGGCGTCGAGCCGGTCGTCGAGGACGTGGCGTCGGCCACGCACGGCGAGCCGATCTCGTTCGAGTTCCTGCTCGAGCACGACCCCGACACGCTCTGGATCGTCGACCGCGATGCAGCCACGGGCGAGGCGGAGGCCGGTGCCGCTGCACAGGTGCTCGACAACGACATCGTGAAGCAGACCACGGCGGCGAAGGACGACACGATCGTCTACCTCGACCCGGTGGCCTGGTACATCGTGTACGGCGGAATCGAGACGACGCAGCTGCTCATCGACGACGTGATGCAGATCGCGGAGTGA
- a CDS encoding ABC transporter ATP-binding protein codes for MIALENVTKRYGKTVVLDDVSLEFGAEGVTALIGPNGAGKSTLFGLIGRLIAADDGRVTVDGVDVTTASSSDLAKVLAVLRQDNHIAARLTVHDLVEFGRFPHSKGRFTIDDRAHIDRAIDYLDLAPYRDRFLDELSGGQRQRAFIAMVLAQDTRYVLLDEPLNNLDLRHAAEIMQLIRRMADELGKKVIVVLHDINVAGHHADRIVAMRGGRVIADAAPEDIVRADVLREIYDHEVDVRMIDGRPVALTF; via the coding sequence ATGATCGCGCTCGAGAACGTCACCAAGCGCTACGGGAAGACGGTCGTGCTCGACGACGTCTCGCTCGAGTTCGGCGCCGAGGGGGTGACCGCGCTGATCGGGCCGAACGGGGCGGGGAAGTCGACCCTGTTCGGTCTCATCGGACGGCTCATCGCGGCCGACGACGGCCGGGTCACCGTCGACGGGGTGGACGTCACGACGGCGTCATCGAGTGACCTGGCGAAGGTGCTCGCCGTGCTCCGGCAGGACAATCACATCGCCGCCCGCCTGACCGTGCACGACCTGGTTGAGTTCGGGCGCTTCCCGCACTCGAAGGGCCGCTTCACGATCGACGACCGAGCGCACATCGATCGTGCGATCGACTACCTCGATCTCGCGCCGTATCGCGATCGCTTCCTGGACGAGCTGTCCGGCGGGCAACGGCAGCGCGCGTTCATCGCGATGGTGCTCGCTCAGGACACCCGGTACGTGCTGCTGGACGAGCCGCTCAACAACCTCGACCTGCGTCACGCCGCAGAGATCATGCAGCTCATCCGCCGTATGGCCGATGAGCTCGGCAAGAAGGTGATCGTCGTCCTGCACGACATCAACGTCGCCGGCCACCACGCCGATCGGATCGTCGCGATGCGCGGGGGCAGAGTGATCGCCGACGCGGCGCCGGAAGACATCGTCCGCGCCGACGTGCTGCGTGAGATCTACGACCACGAGGTCGACGTCAGAATGATCGACGGACGGCCGGTCGCGCTGACGTTCTGA
- a CDS encoding ABC transporter permease, with product MTATATTSTSAPAPARPSRRRVGVLIGALFVLLAVASLFIGGSDVSPVALFTDGPDSSAAFLLLVSRIPRTIAVILVGASLGIAGLIMQMLVRNRFVEPSTTGVSEFATLGMLITTVFWPGLAVVGKMGVAAVFGLAGTWVFLRIVRAIPVRQLVLVPLVGIMLGGVVASVTTFFAYRLDLLQSLGQWSQGSFATVMQGRYEFLWIAAAMVVVAWIAADRFSVIGLGEEFATNLGLNYRRVVAIGMVIVAMITAAVLVTAGMIPFLGLVVPNIVSLIIGDNVRRSIPWVAGLGAVFVLGCDMLARVVRFPYEIPLSVIVGMVGAVLFLWLLLRKGSRAH from the coding sequence GTGACCGCCACCGCAACCACGTCGACCAGCGCCCCCGCTCCGGCACGCCCATCGCGTCGCCGGGTGGGGGTGCTCATCGGCGCCCTCTTCGTCCTGCTCGCCGTCGCGAGCCTGTTCATCGGCGGGTCCGACGTGTCGCCGGTCGCGTTGTTCACCGATGGACCGGACAGCTCCGCCGCTTTCCTCCTGCTCGTCAGCCGGATCCCGCGCACGATCGCCGTGATCCTCGTCGGCGCCTCGCTCGGCATCGCAGGGTTGATCATGCAGATGCTGGTGCGCAACCGCTTCGTCGAGCCGTCGACCACCGGCGTCAGCGAGTTCGCCACCCTGGGGATGCTGATCACGACCGTGTTCTGGCCCGGCCTCGCGGTGGTCGGCAAGATGGGCGTCGCCGCGGTCTTCGGCCTCGCCGGAACCTGGGTGTTCCTGCGGATCGTCCGTGCGATCCCGGTGCGGCAGCTCGTGCTGGTCCCGCTCGTCGGCATCATGCTCGGTGGGGTCGTCGCATCCGTGACGACGTTCTTCGCGTATCGGCTCGACCTGCTGCAGTCGCTCGGCCAATGGTCGCAGGGCAGCTTCGCGACCGTCATGCAGGGACGCTACGAGTTCCTCTGGATCGCCGCCGCCATGGTCGTGGTCGCCTGGATCGCCGCCGACCGGTTCAGCGTGATCGGGCTCGGGGAGGAGTTCGCCACGAACCTGGGCCTGAACTACCGTCGCGTCGTCGCGATCGGGATGGTCATCGTCGCCATGATCACGGCGGCCGTGCTCGTGACGGCAGGCATGATCCCGTTCCTCGGTCTCGTCGTCCCGAACATCGTCAGCCTCATCATCGGTGACAACGTGCGTCGGTCGATCCCGTGGGTCGCGGGTCTCGGTGCCGTCTTCGTCCTCGGCTGCGACATGCTCGCGCGCGTCGTGCGCTTCCCCTACGAGATCCCGCTGTCGGTGATCGTCGGCATGGTGGGCGCCGTGCTGTTCCTCTGGCTGCTGCTGCGGAAGGGGAGCCGTGCCCACTGA
- a CDS encoding winged helix-turn-helix domain-containing protein, producing MSNIATLERPSASAASSRLRPVVDAPAADLPATRSPRGFALYVGLDEIKAAEAGVSLPLLVDALRRTLAELAPGAETHATVALAPHGAGGRDLDVVRLALQEPGAIARTKAAEDEETEEEEGVVVDISRKRVLIDGDSAAFTYKEFELLQYLVLREGRTIERTELVGALWQSPEDETPGERTIDVHVRRLRAKLGRYEDIVRTVRGVGYRFDRHADVVIRYGHGTPSPDRF from the coding sequence ATGTCGAACATCGCTACCCTCGAGCGTCCCTCCGCCTCCGCAGCCTCCTCCCGCCTCCGTCCCGTCGTTGACGCGCCGGCCGCCGATCTGCCTGCCACCCGCTCGCCCCGCGGCTTCGCCCTCTACGTCGGTCTCGACGAGATCAAGGCCGCAGAGGCCGGCGTCAGCCTGCCGCTGCTCGTCGACGCCCTGCGGCGCACCCTCGCCGAGCTCGCCCCCGGCGCCGAGACCCACGCCACCGTCGCCCTCGCCCCGCACGGTGCGGGCGGCCGTGACCTCGATGTCGTCCGCCTCGCCCTGCAGGAGCCCGGCGCGATCGCCCGCACCAAGGCCGCCGAGGACGAGGAGACCGAAGAGGAAGAGGGCGTCGTCGTCGACATCTCGCGCAAGCGCGTCCTCATCGACGGCGACTCCGCCGCCTTCACCTACAAGGAGTTCGAGCTGCTCCAGTACCTCGTGCTCCGCGAGGGCCGCACGATCGAGCGGACCGAACTCGTGGGCGCGCTGTGGCAGTCGCCAGAGGACGAGACGCCTGGAGAGCGCACGATCGACGTGCACGTTCGCCGCCTGCGTGCCAAGCTCGGCCGCTACGAGGACATCGTGCGCACCGTGCGCGGCGTCGGCTACCGCTTCGACCGTCACGCGGACGTCGTGATCCGCTACGGCCACGGCACCCCCTCGCCCGACCGCTTCTGA